The Impatiens glandulifera chromosome 3, dImpGla2.1, whole genome shotgun sequence genome contains a region encoding:
- the LOC124930024 gene encoding probable glycosyltransferase At5g03795, with protein sequence MGDIDSNHRKIFQSSKLLLIWVMAPLIALSVFVAFTGTGPSMDYSNWVWRMTSSSAKMGKENDQSTLILTNDGDDGGASFNSSNSSSINEESIKKENEENANLFNTYPMTKPPITRKNYSNLERLEARLGQVRATIRKAKGDDRLTDSDFVLDGPMYWNPTAFHRSYVEMEKQLKIFIYEEGEPPMFHNGPCSFTYAIEGLFLNGMEVSPFRTRNPEEAHIFLLPISITMITQNVFVSGQWIQMKRTAKDYVDVISHKYPYWNRSLGADHLIVACHDWGPVISSYVPNLYNSSIRALCNANTSEGFDPSRDVSLPEILLPHGTTEGMMGGPPPSERSILVFFAGGGDHGPIRPVLIKHWENKDPLVQIHRYLPKNISYYGMMRKSKYCICPSGYEVASPRMVEAIYMGCVPVLIKDNYTVPFSDVLNWKTFSVIIPSENILDLKKILMSIPRDQYEIMQKRGLQLRRHFEVNTPPKRYDVFHMILHSIWLRRLNFQIRVT encoded by the exons ATGGGGGATATTGATAGTAATCACAGGAAAATATTTCAATCATCAAAGCTTCTTCTGATATGGGTCATGGCACCTCTGATTGCATTATCTGTTTTTGTTGCATTTACGGGTACTGGTCCATCAATGGATTATTCTAACTGGGTTTGGAGGATGACTTCATCTTCTGCAAAAATGGGGAAAGAAAATGATCAATCAACATTGATATTGACAAATGATGGTGATGATGGGGGTGCAAGTTTCAACTCTTCTAATTCTTCTTCAATCAATGAAGAATCAATT AAGAAGGAGAATGAAGAAAATGCAAACTTATTTAACACTTATCCCATGACAAAGCCTCCAATAACACGAAAGAATTATAGCAATTTGGAGCGACTTGAAGCCAGATTGGGCCAAGTTCGTGCCACCATAAGAAAAGCGAAAGGCGATGACCGATTAACCGACTCAGATTTCGTCCTTGATGGACCAATGTATTGGAACCCAACTGCCTTTCACAG GAGCTATGTGGAAATGGAGAAGCAATTGAAGATTTTCATATATGAAGAAGGAGAACCACCAATGTTTCATAATGGGCCATGTTCATTCACTTATGCAATAGAGGGCCTATTTCTTAATGGAATGGAAGTAAGCCCATTTAGAACTAGAAACCCAGAAGAGGCccatatttttcttcttcctaTTAGCATTACTATGATCACCCAAAATGTGTTTGTTTCTGGTCAATGGATCCAAATGAAAAGAACTGCCAAGGATTATGTTGATGTTATTTCCCATAAATACCCTTATTGGAATCGTAGCCTTGGCGCGGACCACCTCATTGTCGCGTGCCATGATTGG GGGCCGGTGATTTCTTCATATGTTCCAAATCTCTACAATAGCTCAATTAGGGCATTATGCAATGCAAATACATCGGAAGGGTTCGATCCATCGAGGGATGTCTCCCTTCCCGAGATTCTACTTCCGCATGGCACAACGGAAGGAATGATGGGCGGGCCTCCCCCATCCGAGCGATCGATTCTTGTATTTTTTGCTGGTGGGGGAGATCACGGGCCAATTAGGCCTGTTTTGATAAAACATTGGGAAAACAAAGATCCACTTGTCCAAATCCATAGATACCTTCCAAAAAACATATCATATTATGGTATGATGAGGAAGAGCAAGTATTGCATTTGCCCTAGTGGATACGAGGTTGCGAGCCCGAGAATGGTTGAAGCGATCTACATGGGTTGTGTTCCCGTACTCATTAAGGACAATTACACGGTACCTTTTAGCGACGTTCTCAATTGGAAGACATTTTCGGTTATAATTCCAAGCGAGAATATATTggatttgaagaagattttgatGAGTATTCCTCGAGACCAGTACGAGATCATGCAAAAGCGTGGATTGCAATTGAGGAGACATTTTGAGGTGAACACTCCTCCAAAGCGATACGATGTGTTTCATATGATCCTTCATTCTATTTGGCTTCGGAGACTCAATTTTCAAATTCGGGTCACTTGA